In a genomic window of Paraburkholderia phenazinium:
- a CDS encoding sodium:solute symporter family protein encodes MKLAIVIVILLATLTGAVGYGRRTRKGHTLTDWAVGGRSLGAVIFWFMNAGEVYTTFAVLGISGYAWALGAPAYLAFCSVSLSYAIGYWLMPKIWRAGRTRQLVTQADFFAARYDATWLGVVTGVIGIASLIVYVQIQLVSLGLIVQLTLDDLISTQAATLIAGLLMITFVFVAGVRSAAFAAGVKDVLMIVVVVLLSATVAGKVGAASMLDIFHMAEVQHPGIGKFPGLDPTSPTTAIWLMTSSINIALGNWVFPHLFQMSYTAQSATAIRRNAIWQPLYSLAYFFIILLGFAALLAGTHPPGNNLNAALLQFISERYAAPIVGLVAGTGFLLALAPGALLLLTAGSIFSRNVVAPFMPNLKDSTSLLISRGSLTVFAAIAVWLSISQKGSLVKILLDAYSAIGMLAPAVFLGFLWKRTTAVGVLAGLAAGFVALLAPFAAHYWAAVAPQCEPGLIAMAINAATVVLVSLATPLPTRHAVSLGVASESIAGKQSAA; translated from the coding sequence ATGAAGCTCGCCATTGTGATCGTGATCCTGCTTGCCACGCTGACCGGCGCGGTGGGATATGGCCGGCGCACCCGCAAGGGACACACGTTAACGGACTGGGCAGTGGGCGGCCGCAGTCTGGGCGCGGTGATCTTCTGGTTCATGAACGCAGGGGAGGTCTACACGACTTTCGCTGTGCTCGGCATTTCCGGCTACGCGTGGGCGCTAGGGGCGCCGGCTTACCTGGCATTCTGTTCGGTGTCGCTGAGCTATGCGATCGGCTACTGGCTGATGCCGAAGATCTGGCGAGCGGGGCGTACCCGTCAGCTCGTCACGCAGGCCGATTTTTTCGCGGCCCGCTACGACGCCACCTGGCTGGGTGTCGTGACCGGCGTGATCGGCATTGCCTCGTTGATTGTCTATGTGCAGATTCAACTGGTGAGCCTGGGATTGATCGTTCAGTTGACGCTCGACGATCTGATCTCCACCCAGGCGGCCACCTTGATTGCCGGCTTGCTGATGATCACCTTCGTCTTCGTCGCCGGGGTGCGTTCCGCGGCGTTTGCGGCGGGCGTCAAGGACGTGCTGATGATCGTGGTGGTCGTGTTGTTGAGTGCGACGGTGGCGGGCAAAGTGGGCGCGGCGTCCATGCTGGATATCTTCCACATGGCCGAGGTGCAGCATCCGGGCATCGGCAAATTCCCGGGGCTGGATCCGACGTCGCCGACGACAGCCATCTGGTTAATGACCTCGTCGATCAACATCGCGCTCGGCAACTGGGTGTTCCCGCATCTGTTCCAGATGTCGTACACGGCGCAAAGCGCGACCGCGATTCGACGCAATGCCATCTGGCAGCCGCTCTATTCGCTGGCGTACTTCTTCATCATTCTGCTTGGCTTCGCGGCACTGCTTGCCGGTACCCATCCGCCGGGCAACAACCTGAACGCCGCGCTGCTGCAATTCATCTCCGAGCGTTATGCCGCACCCATCGTCGGTCTCGTGGCAGGGACGGGATTCCTGTTGGCGCTCGCGCCCGGCGCGTTGCTGTTGCTGACCGCGGGTTCGATCTTTAGCCGCAATGTCGTCGCACCGTTCATGCCCAATCTCAAGGACAGCACCTCCTTGCTGATCTCGCGCGGTTCGCTGACCGTGTTTGCCGCGATTGCCGTCTGGCTGTCGATCAGTCAGAAAGGCTCGCTCGTGAAGATTCTGCTCGACGCGTATTCGGCAATCGGCATGCTGGCGCCCGCTGTCTTCCTCGGATTTCTCTGGAAGCGGACCACCGCGGTGGGTGTGCTGGCGGGTCTCGCGGCCGGCTTCGTTGCGCTGCTGGCGCCGTTTGCCGCGCACTACTGGGCTGCGGTGGCCCCTCAATGCGAGCCGGGACTGATCGCCATGGCGATCAACGCCGCGACGGTCGTACTCGTCAGCCTGGCCACGCCATTGCCGACGCGGCATGCGGTATCGCTCGGCGTCGCGTCTGAGTCTATTGCCGGCAAGCAATCGGCGGCCTGA
- a CDS encoding porin yields the protein MKKSSICMAVLLALPALAEAQSSVTLYGLVDAGITVVNNTGKGHVVESDTCGPPSCNLWGLKGKEDLGGGTSAIFTLENGFNIQNGKLGQGGTEFGRQAFVGLSNDQWGTVTLGRQYDPPSLTVGYFPSSNNFATGYGSHFGDLDNLNQSIRFNNAVKYVSPTWGGLHVEGMFSFGGVAGDFSTNRVWSLAAAYTRGPFSVAAGYLDIQNPATNSGGTGGVYASNGNYVGSLNDYVGLQDANAMKVFTVGGSYTLGPATFALNYSHTDLENSQYFVVNGFAGAGGGNDFKMDAYEASATYKVTPELLLGAAYIYNAGKADYQNLKPDFQQVNLGVNYALSKRTSLYALAIFQKAGGDGIAPVFDADGAVVGRTAIAEIPGAGYDSSTSKQLLMSVGVYHAF from the coding sequence ATGAAAAAGAGCAGTATCTGTATGGCTGTGCTACTCGCGCTGCCGGCGCTGGCCGAGGCCCAAAGCAGCGTGACGCTGTATGGCCTTGTCGATGCGGGTATCACGGTCGTCAACAATACCGGCAAAGGTCATGTGGTCGAATCGGACACTTGCGGACCGCCGAGTTGCAACCTGTGGGGGCTGAAGGGCAAAGAAGACCTCGGTGGCGGTACGTCGGCGATCTTCACGCTCGAGAACGGTTTCAACATCCAGAACGGTAAGCTCGGGCAGGGCGGCACGGAGTTCGGGCGGCAGGCCTTCGTGGGGCTGAGCAACGATCAGTGGGGCACGGTCACGCTGGGACGTCAGTACGATCCGCCTTCGTTGACGGTGGGCTATTTCCCGTCGAGCAATAACTTCGCCACCGGCTACGGCTCGCACTTCGGCGACCTCGACAACCTGAACCAGTCGATCCGCTTCAACAACGCGGTCAAGTACGTCAGCCCGACCTGGGGCGGCTTGCATGTGGAGGGGATGTTCAGCTTCGGCGGTGTGGCAGGCGACTTCTCGACCAATCGCGTCTGGTCCCTGGCTGCGGCGTACACGCGGGGACCTTTCTCGGTGGCGGCGGGCTACCTGGACATCCAGAATCCCGCTACCAATTCGGGTGGGACCGGCGGTGTGTACGCGTCGAATGGCAACTATGTCGGGTCATTGAACGACTATGTCGGACTGCAGGACGCCAATGCCATGAAGGTGTTCACGGTGGGCGGTTCGTACACGCTTGGGCCGGCGACTTTCGCACTGAACTACTCGCATACGGACCTTGAAAACAGCCAGTATTTTGTCGTCAACGGCTTTGCCGGCGCCGGTGGCGGCAATGACTTCAAGATGGACGCCTACGAAGCCAGTGCGACCTACAAGGTCACCCCCGAACTACTTCTGGGTGCGGCCTACATCTATAACGCAGGCAAAGCCGACTATCAGAATCTGAAGCCGGACTTCCAGCAGGTAAACCTGGGCGTGAACTATGCGCTCTCCAAGCGCACCAGCCTGTATGCGCTTGCGATCTTCCAGAAGGCGGGCGGCGATGGCATCGCACCTGTGTTCGACGCGGATGGCGCAGTAGTGGGGCGCACGGCGATTGCCGAAATTCCGGGGGCCGGTTATGACTCCAGCACATCGAAGCAATTGCTGATGTCGGTGGGGGTGTATCACGCGTTCTGA
- a CDS encoding alpha/beta hydrolase family protein, whose amino-acid sequence MKLAAMIATVLTLFAAPAFAANVGFEEVRITNGDEPPLTVGIWYPTDAPATQHPLGYFTQTVAPGAPIAGRDLPLVVMSHGGGGWYDGHYDTALALAHAGFVAAAVSHAGDTFDDQSKVLQLWRRPAQLRRLVDYMLGEWPSHERLDAGRVGAFGFSNGGFTVLVAAGGVPDLAAIAPYCEAHPDHNLCQVLTHAGVDLHLGQGIPADAWVHDARIKAVVVAAPAFGFSFGRAGLSGVRVPVQLWRAAQDHRQPDPYYDEAVRADLPRAPDYHVVENAGHFDFLPPCSARMSQTMPEVCASLPGFDRAAFHERFNADVVRFFQARLDSSRPAKADTP is encoded by the coding sequence GTGAAACTCGCGGCCATGATCGCCACCGTGCTTACCCTCTTCGCTGCGCCGGCCTTTGCCGCCAATGTAGGTTTCGAGGAAGTCAGGATAACGAATGGGGACGAACCGCCGCTAACGGTAGGGATCTGGTATCCGACCGATGCGCCCGCGACCCAGCACCCCCTCGGCTATTTCACCCAGACGGTGGCGCCCGGCGCTCCGATTGCGGGCCGTGACCTGCCGCTGGTGGTGATGTCGCACGGTGGCGGAGGTTGGTACGACGGTCATTACGACACGGCGCTCGCCCTCGCGCACGCGGGCTTCGTGGCCGCCGCGGTCAGCCATGCGGGCGATACGTTCGACGACCAAAGCAAGGTCTTGCAACTGTGGCGCCGTCCCGCCCAGCTTCGCCGGCTGGTGGACTATATGCTCGGCGAGTGGCCCTCGCACGAACGGCTGGACGCGGGCCGTGTCGGCGCGTTTGGATTTTCCAACGGTGGCTTCACCGTGCTGGTGGCGGCCGGTGGTGTTCCGGATCTTGCGGCGATCGCGCCGTATTGCGAAGCGCACCCCGATCACAACCTGTGCCAGGTCCTAACGCATGCCGGCGTCGATCTTCATTTGGGCCAGGGCATTCCCGCCGATGCCTGGGTGCACGACGCCCGCATCAAAGCCGTGGTCGTCGCCGCGCCGGCATTCGGCTTTAGCTTCGGCCGCGCGGGCTTAAGCGGCGTGCGTGTGCCGGTGCAGCTCTGGCGGGCGGCGCAGGATCATCGCCAGCCTGATCCCTACTATGACGAAGCGGTGCGCGCAGACCTGCCCCGAGCGCCGGACTATCACGTGGTCGAAAACGCGGGCCACTTCGATTTCCTGCCACCCTGCAGTGCACGCATGTCCCAGACGATGCCGGAAGTTTGCGCCAGCTTGCCGGGCTTCGACCGCGCGGCGTTTCATGAACGATTCAATGCGGACGTGGTGCGTTTTTTTCAGGCGAGGCTAGATTCATCGCGACCTGCCAAAGCTGACACGCCGTAA